In the genome of Calliopsis andreniformis isolate RMS-2024a chromosome 10, iyCalAndr_principal, whole genome shotgun sequence, one region contains:
- the LOC143184326 gene encoding uncharacterized protein LOC143184326, with the protein MSLDSLHNVPESEQYKADNIQGKPFSLTKYRYYDKPEGQDPFGKVMSLAVPTFYGSLVFGIHDVYIRARCATFPYAFARLAFWVIPPPSIAAVFASVTYISTRLRKKDDPINYAAGAIATVPIFKAWFKLPFVVSLQVGSVVTFIAVMYKGLNEGFERGSKPYKSRSESLPQYY; encoded by the exons ATGAGTTTAGACTCCTTACACAATGTTCCTGAATCAGAACAATATAAAGCAg ACAACATACAGGGAAAACCATTCTCTTTAACTAAGTATAGGTATTACGATAAACCAGAAGGACAAGACCCTTTTGGAAAAGTAATGTCACTTGCAGTTCCTACCTTTTATGGTAGCCTTGTCTTTGGTATACATGATGTGTATATACGTGCTAGGTGCGCAACATTTCCGTATGCTTTTGCACGATTGGCATTTTGGGTAATACCACCACCTAGTATTGCTGCTGTTTTTGCTTCTGTTACATACATATCAACACGTCTCAGGAAAAAGGATGATCCAATTAATTATGCTGCAGGTG CTATTGCTACTGTGCCAATATTCAAAGCGTGGTTTAAACTACCTTTTGTAGTCAGTCTTCAAGTAGGATCAGTTGTAACATTTATTGCAGTTATGTATAAGGGTCTAAATGAAGGTTTCGAACGTGGATCCAAACCCTATAAATCGAGATCAGAGAGTCTCCCTCAATACTATTAA
- the Hspc300 gene encoding hematopoietic stem/progenitor cell protein 300, with the protein MAAVHREAIQKQIQQDWANREYIEVITGSIKKITDFLNSFDMSCKSRIAVLNEKLTTLERRIEYLEACVTKGETLT; encoded by the exons ATGGCTGCTGTGCACCGAGAAGCTATTCAAAAACAAATTCAACAAGATTGGGCAAATCGGGAATACATCGAAGTTATAACCGGTAGCATTAAAAAGATAACGGATTTTCTTAATTCCTTTG ATATGTCTTGTAAATCACGGATAGCTGTCCTTAACGAAAAGCTCACAACACTTGAAAGAAGAATTGAGTATCTAGAAGCATGT GTTACAAAAGGGGAGACGTTAACATAA
- the LOC143184689 gene encoding chymotrypsin inhibitor-like, with product MSRFTFALFALFAIIFSAQAAKCPPGEVWSDCGSACQPSCLKPKPLCTLQCVSGCFCPDGLVRNNNGKCIPKSNCWN from the exons ATGTCTCGCTTTACCTTTGCCTTGTTTGCTCTTTTCGCAATTATTTTCTCAG CACAAGCAGCAAAGTGCCCGCCTGGGGAGGTTTGGAGTGACTGTGGTTCAGCCTGTCAACCATCTTGTCTAAAACCTAAACCTTTATGCACGCTG CAATGCGTTTCAGGCTGCTTTTGTCCAGACGGTTTAGTAAGAAACAATAATGGAAAATGCATTCCTAAGTCTAATTGCTGGAACTAA